GGCGTCATCCTTGTTCGGCTCCGGCGACTCGGCGTCCCACTCATTGATCGGGCGCGCCTGCAAGCGCGTGTGCTTCCTCGGCGTCGGCTCGGGCCCGCCATCCGGTTCCGAGTTCTCGATCAGCCGGTCGATCTCGGCATACTGAGTGCTGGTCAGCGTGTGGACGTGGGCAGGCCACGGGCGAGCGGACGGGGCGACCCGGCCGATCGACTCCAGCAGGCGTTCTGCACTCGGGCGAGCCGCCGGGTTCTTGGCCAGACATGCCTCGGCGACAGCACGGACCCGAGTCGGGACCCCGTCGAGATCGGGCTCGGTGTGCACGATGTTGTGCAGCACCTGGAAATCCGATTGTCCCGCGAAGACGCTGTTCCCGGTCACCGCCATCGCCAGCAGCGCTCCGAGGGAGAAGATGTCACTGGCCGGGGTGATCTCCTGGGCTTGGGCCTGCTCCGGCGACATGAACTCCGGCGATCCGACCACGAGGCCGGTGCGGGTCAGATCCCGTCCGCTGCCTCGGTCCAACGCCCGCGCGATGCCGAAATCGATCAGTCTCGGACCGTCCTCGGCCAGCAGCACATTGGATGGCTTGATATCCCGGTGCACCAGCCCGGCCTCGTGGATCAGGACCAGTGCCGAGGCCAGCCCCGCCGCCAGTCGCAGCGCCGACTTCTCCGGCAGCGGACCGTCGACCTCGACCGCCTCGCGTAACGAGGGGCCGGAGATGAATTCCGAGGCCAACCAGGGGGTCGGCGCTTCCGCATCGGCATCGATCACCGTCGAGGTGTAGTTACCCGGCACCGCGAGCGTCGCGCGTACCTCGCGGTGGAAGCGAGCCCGGAACCCGTCTTCCTCGACGAGATGCGCATGAACCTGTTTGACCGCGACCAGTCGGCCATCCGGGCCCGCACCCAGCCACACCCGACCCATGCCGCCCCGGCCCAATTCGGCGATCAGCCGAAATCGACCGATTTCCCTCGGCTCGGACACCCCCAGCGGTCGCATGACCATCTCCTTCTCGCTGGCCGAACCGCGACGCACCAGCGATCGTGGGGGCGTACCTGCGGCGGCTCGGAGATCATCGCACCGAGGCCGGCAGCGTGGCCTTGAAATCGCGAATCGATCGCCTGCGGGGCGAACCGGCTTACCGGTGGCAGGTATTCAGGAGAGGCCGGGTGACCGCGTCCGTCCTCCGAGGTCGGTGCGCAGGGTGCCGGGGCTGATGATCCGCCCCGACACCCGAAATCGATCAGTCCTTGGCCAGCGCCGCACCGAGGGCGCGCCAGTCCAGTACCGGGGCTGCGGCGTCCCGGATCGAGGCCAGCAGACCGAGCCGAGCGGCCCGGACCTCGGCGTCGTCGGTCATCACCATCACGTCGTCGAAGAAGGCTCCGATCGGCGCGACGATCGGCTGCGCCGCCGAGGCGAAGCCTGCGAGATCCGGCGTGGTGCCACCCAGCGTTGCGGCGACCTGCTCCCATGCCGTTCGCAGCGCGACCTCGGCGGGCTCGGTGATCTTGGCGGCGTCGTAGCCGGCGACGACGTCGTCCGGAACGATCCGACGCACCCGCTGCAACGCGGCGGCCAACTCGACGAACGTCGGGTCACCGGTGCGCTTCTTGATCTCGGCGAGGGTGACATCGGCGGTCACCGGCGCATCGGCCAGCGGCAGCACCGCAGCGACGAGATCGTGGTCGTTACCGGCATCGAGCAGCTGCTGCTCATAGCGACGCACCACGAACTCGTGGGCCTCGGCCACGGCGGAATGCGCGACCTCGACGCCCTGCGCGGCCAGCACATCGGCTGCGGTGCGCAACGCCCGGCTCACCGTGATCTGGTGCAGATCCGGGAACGCCCGCAGCACACTGATCACACCGAGCGCCGCCCGCCGAAGCCCGAAGGGATCGGAGCTTCCGGTGGGGGAGGCGCCGATGGCGAACAGACCGACCAACAGGTCGAACCGGTCGGCCAACGACAACAGGGCGCCCACCCTGGTGGCGGGCAGGGCGCCGCCCGCAGAGCGCGGCTGCTCCATGTCGAACAGCGCGGCGGCGACCTCGGGGGTCTCCCCGGAACGCACCGCGTACTCCCTGGCCATCGTGCCCGCCAGGTTCGTCAGCTCGACCACCATCTGCGAACCGAGGTCGAACTTCGCCAGCTGCGCCGCCCGGCCCAGGGTCTGGCGTTCCTCGGCGGTCAACGGCACCAGCGGCGTGCTGGCGGCGCCCTCGGCGGCGCCGGTGACGGCGACCGTGCTCTCCACGGTGGCGTCGCCGAACTCCCTGGCCACCGCTGCGATACGGGCGGTGCGCTCGGACATCGAGCCGAGCCGCTCCTCGAAGGCGAGCTTGTCCAGGCCGAGTTGCATCGTCTCCGGCTTCACCTCGAGGTCGGCACGCCAGAAGAAGGCCGCGTCCTCGTAGCGGGCCCGCAGCACCGCCTCGTTGCCGCTGCGTACCGCGTCGTGGGCGCACTCGCCGTTGGCCACCGCGACGAAGTAGGGCATCAAGGCACCCGAGCCGTCCCGGACGGGCAGGTAGCGCTGATGCTTGCGCATCACCGTGGTGAGGATCTCGTCCGGCAGTTCGAGGTAGTGCTCGGCGAACGAGCCGAGGATCGGCGTCGGCTTCTCGACGAGATTGACGATCTCCTCCAGCAGCACGGCCTCGCCGTCGAAGTCGACCGTCCCGCCGACCTCGGCGACCAGCTGCTGCGCGGACTCCACGATCTGGGCGCGTCGCACGTCGATGTCGACCACGATGCCGTGGGCGGCCAGGAAGTCGACATAGCCGTCGGCGCGCTCGACGGGGACCGTCGGAGACGCGGCGGTGCGGTGCACCCGGGTGGTCACGCCGCTGGCCAGCGCCGAGGCCGCCACCGGGACGCCGACCTCGCCGAGCAGGGCGAGCAGCCACCGCACCGGCCTGCTGTAGGACAGCGCCGGGTCGTTCCACCGCATGTTCTTGTCGGCACGCAGCTCGGTGACCACGCTGGACAGCAGCTCGCTGAGCACCGCCACGGCGCCTCGGCCCACGTCCGTCTTGGTCGCGACGACGAACTCGACGCCGTCGATCACCGCGCGTCCCAGGTCGGCGACGTCCATGCCCTGGCCCCGGGCGAAGCCCGCCACGGCCTTGGTCGGCGCGCCCGTCGCGTCGAAGGCGTTTGCGACCCTCGGGCCGCGCACCGTCCGCTCGGCATCCGGCTCGACCGGCTCGACCGCGTCGACCACGGCGACGATCCGCCTCGGCGTCGCGTAGGTGTTGATCTCCCCGTGGCCCAGGCGGGTCGCGGCCAGCTTCTCGGCGAGGGAGGTGCGCATCACCTCGGCGGCCCGACGGACCTCGCCCGCCGGGAGCTCCTCGGTGCCGATCTCGAACAGCAGCGTCGCGGCCTCGGACACCGACGGCAGCTCGGCCGGGGTCGGCGCGGCGGGCAGGGGCTCGGCGACACCCAGCGGGTGCCCGAGCTCCTCGCGCCGCTCGGCCCACAACCGGACGACGTCCCTGGTCAGCGCGCGAGTGCGGCCGAACGCCTTGGCTCGCTCGGTGGTGGAGACCGCGCCCCGGGCGTCCAGGACGTTGAAGGTGTGCGAGCACTTGAGCACGTAGTAGTGCGCGGGCATCGGCAGCCGCGCGTCCAGCAGCCTGCGTGCCTCGGTGGCGTACTCGTCGAACAGCCGACGGTTCATCTCCACGTCGGCGTCATCGAGGTAGTAGCGGCTCATCTCGTACTCGGCCTGGCCGAACGCCTCGCCGTAGGAGATGCCCGGTGCGTACTCGATGTCCTTGAAGTGGTTGACGTCCTGGAGCGCCATCAGGATGCGCTCCAACCCGTAGGTGATCTCCACGGAGATCGGGTCGAGCGTGGCGCCACCGGCCTGCTGGAAGTAGGTGAACTGGGTGATCTCCAGCCCGTCGAGCCAGACCTCCCAGCCCAGTCCCCAGGCGCCGAGCGCGGGGAAGTCCCAGTTGTCCTCGACGAAGCGGATGTCGTGGGCCCGGACGTCGATGCCGATGGCCTCCAGGCTGCCGAGGAAGAGCTCCTGCGGGTTGCCGGGGTCGGGCTTGAGGACGACCTGGAACTGGGTGTGGGTCTGCAGTCGGTTGGGGTTCTCGCCGTAGCGGGAGTCGTCGGGGCGGACGCTGGGCTCCACGTAGGCCGTCCGCCAGGGCTCCGGGCCCAGGACGCGTAGCACCGTGGCGGGGTTGAGCGTTCCCGCACCGACCTCGGTGTTGAAGGGCTGCACGACCATGCATCCCTGGTCGCTCCAGTACTTGGTCAACGCGGAAATCGCGCCCTGCATGGTCAACACGGAGGACAACCTCAGACGGGGTTCATGGCGGGCCTAGCGGCTGCCCGCTGTACGGACGGCATGGACGACTGCGGGCACCAGCCGGGTGGCACTCGAGATCGTTCGAGTCTAGTGGACCTGCTCGGGGATCGGATTCGGCGGTCGCGGGAGCCCGCCTGCGGCCCGACGACGCTGCGCGCTCGGCCCGCCGCGCCGGCTGCCCGGGCGGGTGCCCGCCGTCGGGTCCACCCTCCCGCGCAGGTCGGGTACCTCCGGGCCCGGGGTGCTCCCGCCTCAACCGCCCAAGGCGAAACCGCGTGGCCGCCGCAGCCGGTGTGCCTCGGCGACCATCTCGACGCTGAGGGTGATCGGATGATGCGTCGAGGGATCGCTGCGGACCTGCGTCCGGCTGCCCTCGGCGTGCAGCACGGAGAGATCGGCCGACAGGACGTGGAAGCCGTAGGTGAGGCTGCTGGTGGCCACCTGGTCGATCCAGAAGTGCACGGTGATCGGCCCCACTCCGATGATCGGGGTGTGGAAGCCGATCGCGACGTGGCGCACCACCAGGCAGACGTCGTCGAAACGGGACAGCGGCGGGTCGTAGTGCCAACCTCGTTCGAACCAGTAATCCATCACGGCCCGCTCCACGAGCAGGAGATAACGCGAGTCGTGCACGGCGCCGTTGGCGTCGAGGTCCTCGAAATGGATTTGGGCGGGCCCGAAGTGGCCGAAGCGCGCCGGAACGTCCATCGGCGTGCTCTCGGGGCTGGTCATCGCTGATATCACCTGTTCTGGCGTTGTGAGGTATTCGATCGCGGGCCTGCGCGGTCCGAGAGATCCGCCGCAACCGCGTCCGTTCGCCGAACGGCCGGGCCGGGATCGTGCCGACCTCGGTGGCCGGCTTCCGATGAGCGGCGGCGTCTTCCCGGTGACAGCCGATAGGGCGATCTTGCCGGATCGACCTCGGCATGTCACCCGGTCGGTGGGGTTCGGGCGACTTGTCCGGTGTGTTGGCGGGTGTCGGATTTCTCAACGGCTCGAACGTCGGTGAGCTGGTCGGATGCGGCTAGTTCGCCTGCTGTGCGCTGTCGGCGTTCGGGCCGGGCGGTCGGCTCGGCGGAGAACGCTCGGTGGTTGTCCACGCACGAGTGTCCCCCGACGTCCAACGGGATCCTCCCCTGATGGCGGTGGTCGCCTGCGGTGCGGCGGTGTTCGCTTCGCAGGTGCTCGCGAGGGTCGGTGGTCGCGCACCGGTCCGGCGGGCGTCGGGAACCGGTCTGACGACTCGTCCGGGAGACCGTCGTCCTCGCGGTGCACGCCTCCCCGCGTCGATCGGGGGTGCTCCGGCCACCGGATCGCGGCGTAGTGAGCCGAGCCTGTGTTCCCCGCGGCTGCGGGGGTGCGTCGGTGGGGCATTCGGTGTCCCGGTGACGATTCGAGCGCAATATCAGAACAATATTCCGGATTTGGTTCTGATATTGCGATTCGCGGACACGGTACGATCACCGAAGAGGGGTTTTCGAGAGCCGAGAGGGATGCAGTGGGTGCGATCGACGAGGGCCGAGCGCGTCGGGTGCTCGCCGAGTACGAGCAGACCCTTGCCGAGTCGACACTGGCGCCGCAGACCCGCCGTGCCTACCGCTCCCGCATCGCCGGTTTCCTTGCCTGGCTGGCCGCCGACCACGAGACGACCTCGGTCGATCCGTTGACGGACCCGGCAGGTCGCGACGCCGCCGTATCGGGCTATCGGGCCCGATTGCGCGGCGCGCAGCGCAGCCGCCCCGCCACGATCAACGCCGTGCTCACCGCACTCGACCACTTCTACGAGGGCCTGGGACTCGGTCCCGCCCCGGCCGACCGGGAGGAGGCACCCGACGCCGAACCCCGCGTCCTGCAACAGGACGAGCTGGATCGGCTGCTGCCCCTGGTGGGCCGGGTCGCCTCGGGCCGAGACGCCGCGATCGTCTACACACTGCTCTACACGGGGGTCCGCGTCACCGAACTGGTCGCGCTGGACACCGGTGACGTACGCCTCGGCGCGCGCCCGCCCCGTCTCGTCGTCGTCGGCCCCGAACACGGGCCGAGGGAGATTCCCTTACCCGACGAACCCCGTCCCATCCTGCGCGAATGGCTCGCCATCCGTCGAGAGTGGCCGAACACCGACCGGACATCGGCGCTGTTCCTCAATCGGCGGGGCGGCCGGTTGTCCACCCGCTCGGTCGATGCGTCGGTCGCATGGCTGGGCAGCCTCGCGGGCCTGGTCGACGAACGGGGTAGGCGGATCACCCCGCATGTGCTGCGTCGGACCTTCGGCCATCGGCTGCTGCGCGCAGGCGTCGATCAGGTCACCGTCGCCGAGTTGATGGGGCACCGCAGACTGACGACGACCCGTCGTTATGGCGCGGCGTCGCCCAGCCAGACCCGCCGCTGATGCATCCTCGTGATCTGGGCGTACTCGACAGCGATCGGGCCGCCCCGACCATGTCCGAGAGACGACCGCTTGCTCGACACATTCCTGCAGCGAAGAAGGATTGAACCGCGATGACCGAATCCGTCGAGATCGTGGACCACGACCCACGCTGGCCGTCGGTGTTCGAGGAACTCCGCACCAGGATCGCCCGGGTGCTGGGTTTCCATTGCCAACGAATCGAGCATGTGGGCAGCACCGCCGTGCCGGGTCTGGCAGGCCGGGGCATCGTCGACCTCGACGTGGTGATCTCCGATCCGAGTGCACTGCCCGCCGTCATCGGCAGGCTCCGGCCGCTGGGCTACACCCACCAGGGCGATCTGGGCGTGCCGGGTCGGGAGTCCTTCGGCTGCCCGCCGCACCGGCCACCCCGGCATCACCTGTATGTCTGTGTCGAAGGCAGCACCGCGCTGGTCCGGCACCTGACCTTTCGCGACCAACTGCGGCGCAACACCGACACGGCCGCCGCCTACGTCGAGTTGAAGCGATCCTTGGCGGCCCGCCACCCCGACGACCCGGTCGCCTATGTCGAGGGCAAGACGGCCTTCATCAGCCAGATCCTGGACCAGTCCGCCGAATCGGCCAGATCCATCGAGTCTCCATCGCATCCGGAGGTCATCCACGGCACCCTGTAGGCGGCCGGAACATCGGCGCCGCCACCGGCTGTGGCTCATCCAAGAGGAGCAGTGATGACGGCTGTGCTCTTGGTTCACGGTGGTCTAGGCGATCCGACGAGGGACGTGGAACGTTTCTGGGGAGCCTCCGGCGTGGCCGCGGGATTACGCGGTCGGGGTCGTGTCGTCCTGGCTCCCGACCGGAAGCGGTCTCCGTCGGGCTGGGACGATGAGGCCCGACACCTGCTCACCTTCCTGCCCTCGGAGCCGGTCGACCTGGTCGGTGCCTCCAACGGCTGCTCGGCGGTCGCTCGACTCGCATTGGCGGCTCCGCACCGAGTGCGGCGAGTGGTGCTTGCCTGACCCGCCACCGCAGGCGACGAGAAGGTCGACGAGTCGACCAGGCGCGACCTGTCCGCCGTTGGAACACCGGCCCCCGCGATCGACCGCTTACTCAGGGGCGCCCCACCGCGGGGATCGATCGGGAGGAGCTGCCGGGCTGCCCGGAGCCGCCGCGCCCCGAGTTCGCAGCGTGGCTGCCTCGGTGATTGCCACTCTGACCGACTTCCTGCCAGCCTGACACCGCTGGGTGTGCCGGTGCCGGACGGCTGGGTACCCGTGGCGGACGAGCCGTGGCGATGCGCAGGCCCGCGCTGTGGTGATCGGCGCGGAATCGGCCGGATGGTCGCGGCGTTGGACGAGGTGGGATACCGCGTGCCGACGCGGGGAGACGACCCCGATGAAGGAGGACGATGTCCACGATCTCGCTGACCGCAGACAACTTCGCCGACACGATCAAGGAGAACGAGATCGTCGTCGTCGACTTCTGGGCCGACTGGTGCGGTCCGTGCCACCGGTTCGCGCCGACCTTCGACGCCTCGTCGGAGAAGAACCCCGATGTGGTGCACGGCAAGGTCGACACCGAGGCGGAGGCCGGACTCGCAGGCGCCGCCCAGATCAGCTCCATCCCGACCCTGATGGTCTTCAAGAAGGGCACCCTGGTGTTCCGCGAATCCGGGGCGCTGCCCGCGCAGGCCTTGGAGCAGGTCCTGGACGCCGCACGCGCGCACGAGGTCACCCCGTCTGCGGAATGATCTCGACCAATCGGCGGACACCCAACGTCGTCGATCACTAACCTGGGGTGGCGGGGCGAGTGTGGGGCTCGCCTATCGCGGATGGCAGGGGCGCCCATCGGTGTAGGGGTGGGCTTCGCTCTCGAGATGCCACGCCACCCGGGGGGTTGGGATGCGCAACGGACAGCTTGGCGACTCCGGAACCGAGGAGACGATCGCGGTGGCGCAGCAGGCCGCCACCGCGAGGGCACCGCAGTCCGATCCCGGTCCGACGCCCGATCTGCACGAGCTCGCCGAGGCACACGTGCTCGAACTGCGGGAGCGCTACGACTGGCGGGCGGGTTGGCACCGGCGGTTCTTCCGCATCAGCGGTATGTTGATCATCATCGGCAGTGCCTCGCTGCCCTTGTTCACCACGCTGGACTACGCGAACAAGGAGTTCGTGCTCTCGACGCTGGGCGTGGTGATCGCCCTGCTCACGGGGCTGCAGACCTTCTATCGCTGGGATCGATCGTGGGCGACGCTACGTGCCGCCGAATCCTCGTTGACCCAGCTGCACTGGGAATGGCTGCTCGAACAGGAGTCGGCCACCAGTCTCACGGGCGACGCAGTCGAGCAACAGCGCAGGGCGGCGACCGAAGCGCTGCTGGCCGGGGTACGGGAGGTCCGGGCGCGGGAGTCGGAGGACTACTTCGCCGAATTACGTTTCCCCTCGGCCCGGACCCGCTGAGGCGACGGCGGATCACTCAGCCGCCCGAGGCCGCTCCGGGCTCGTCGTCGGCGATTCGGTCGGCTGCCTGCTTGCGGCGTTCCCGTTTGCCTCGGGCCAGCTCGGTCGCCAGTGCGTCCAGCGGTTGGTTCCAGAAGCGCCGGTAGCGCTCCAGCCAGCCGTCGACCTCCCGCAGCGGCTCGGGGTCCACGGAGTAGAGCCTGCGGGCTCCCACGGCCCGCACCCGGGTGAAACCGTTTTCCCGCAGTACCCGAAGGTGCTGGGAGACCCCGGGCTGGGAGATGCCGAACTCCTGCTGGACCACCGTGCTGACCTCGCCCGCCGCCTGCTCTCCCTCGGCGAGAAGCTCCAGGATCCGGCGGCGTACCGGATCTCCCAGGACGTCGAACGCGTGCATGATCGCCCAGCCTTCCAACCTGGCTTCGGATAAGTCAAGCGTGAAATGCGGCAGGCGATCCCGGCCCGGGGCCGGTCCGCCGCGACCTGATCGACCATCCGTGACGGGTCGATCACGGCCGCGTTCGGACGGCGGGTCAGCCGGCGCTGGGCTGCTGCACGATGCCGATCAGATT
This Actinoalloteichus hymeniacidonis DNA region includes the following protein-coding sequences:
- a CDS encoding serine/threonine-protein kinase; protein product: MRPLGVSEPREIGRFRLIAELGRGGMGRVWLGAGPDGRLVAVKQVHAHLVEEDGFRARFHREVRATLAVPGNYTSTVIDADAEAPTPWLASEFISGPSLREAVEVDGPLPEKSALRLAAGLASALVLIHEAGLVHRDIKPSNVLLAEDGPRLIDFGIARALDRGSGRDLTRTGLVVGSPEFMSPEQAQAQEITPASDIFSLGALLAMAVTGNSVFAGQSDFQVLHNIVHTEPDLDGVPTRVRAVAEACLAKNPAARPSAERLLESIGRVAPSARPWPAHVHTLTSTQYAEIDRLIENSEPDGGPEPTPRKHTRLQARPINEWDAESPEPNKDDAGQQREPGVPWTSRFGAGAREVLAKAGAGARSMSAKASGGIRSTARGIGRWRPTWALNGVLVLVGVLFGVLAANFIMDGRGVDQIVIRMVVESIFPFGTVSLVLIPEVFGILAGATLGVVLCALISTVSGPRAMGRTLLLRRALLVGVPVVGFVLGRLAARGDLDFAALNLGGRLDGRSLMFLCLLFAVIMANTAVSTVSRTFSITKNRRFAVQFAAWVIGFLASGVTMVMCGLHGWIGIVVDGRIPIDVIAILGGCIGGSWALRIAIDLGARWRSTGRRSPRSTA
- a CDS encoding glycine--tRNA ligase, translated to MQGAISALTKYWSDQGCMVVQPFNTEVGAGTLNPATVLRVLGPEPWRTAYVEPSVRPDDSRYGENPNRLQTHTQFQVVLKPDPGNPQELFLGSLEAIGIDVRAHDIRFVEDNWDFPALGAWGLGWEVWLDGLEITQFTYFQQAGGATLDPISVEITYGLERILMALQDVNHFKDIEYAPGISYGEAFGQAEYEMSRYYLDDADVEMNRRLFDEYATEARRLLDARLPMPAHYYVLKCSHTFNVLDARGAVSTTERAKAFGRTRALTRDVVRLWAERREELGHPLGVAEPLPAAPTPAELPSVSEAATLLFEIGTEELPAGEVRRAAEVMRTSLAEKLAATRLGHGEINTYATPRRIVAVVDAVEPVEPDAERTVRGPRVANAFDATGAPTKAVAGFARGQGMDVADLGRAVIDGVEFVVATKTDVGRGAVAVLSELLSSVVTELRADKNMRWNDPALSYSRPVRWLLALLGEVGVPVAASALASGVTTRVHRTAASPTVPVERADGYVDFLAAHGIVVDIDVRRAQIVESAQQLVAEVGGTVDFDGEAVLLEEIVNLVEKPTPILGSFAEHYLELPDEILTTVMRKHQRYLPVRDGSGALMPYFVAVANGECAHDAVRSGNEAVLRARYEDAAFFWRADLEVKPETMQLGLDKLAFEERLGSMSERTARIAAVAREFGDATVESTVAVTGAAEGAASTPLVPLTAEERQTLGRAAQLAKFDLGSQMVVELTNLAGTMAREYAVRSGETPEVAAALFDMEQPRSAGGALPATRVGALLSLADRFDLLVGLFAIGASPTGSSDPFGLRRAALGVISVLRAFPDLHQITVSRALRTAADVLAAQGVEVAHSAVAEAHEFVVRRYEQQLLDAGNDHDLVAAVLPLADAPVTADVTLAEIKKRTGDPTFVELAAALQRVRRIVPDDVVAGYDAAKITEPAEVALRTAWEQVAATLGGTTPDLAGFASAAQPIVAPIGAFFDDVMVMTDDAEVRAARLGLLASIRDAAAPVLDWRALGAALAKD
- a CDS encoding acyl-CoA thioesterase is translated as MTSPESTPMDVPARFGHFGPAQIHFEDLDANGAVHDSRYLLLVERAVMDYWFERGWHYDPPLSRFDDVCLVVRHVAIGFHTPIIGVGPITVHFWIDQVATSSLTYGFHVLSADLSVLHAEGSRTQVRSDPSTHHPITLSVEMVAEAHRLRRPRGFALGG
- a CDS encoding tyrosine-type recombinase/integrase; amino-acid sequence: MGAIDEGRARRVLAEYEQTLAESTLAPQTRRAYRSRIAGFLAWLAADHETTSVDPLTDPAGRDAAVSGYRARLRGAQRSRPATINAVLTALDHFYEGLGLGPAPADREEAPDAEPRVLQQDELDRLLPLVGRVASGRDAAIVYTLLYTGVRVTELVALDTGDVRLGARPPRLVVVGPEHGPREIPLPDEPRPILREWLAIRREWPNTDRTSALFLNRRGGRLSTRSVDASVAWLGSLAGLVDERGRRITPHVLRRTFGHRLLRAGVDQVTVAELMGHRRLTTTRRYGAASPSQTRR
- a CDS encoding GrpB family protein, translating into MTESVEIVDHDPRWPSVFEELRTRIARVLGFHCQRIEHVGSTAVPGLAGRGIVDLDVVISDPSALPAVIGRLRPLGYTHQGDLGVPGRESFGCPPHRPPRHHLYVCVEGSTALVRHLTFRDQLRRNTDTAAAYVELKRSLAARHPDDPVAYVEGKTAFISQILDQSAESARSIESPSHPEVIHGTL
- a CDS encoding alpha/beta fold hydrolase encodes the protein MTAVLLVHGGLGDPTRDVERFWGASGVAAGLRGRGRVVLAPDRKRSPSGWDDEARHLLTFLPSEPVDLVGASNGCSAVARLALAAPHRVRRVVLA
- the trxA gene encoding thioredoxin, coding for MSTISLTADNFADTIKENEIVVVDFWADWCGPCHRFAPTFDASSEKNPDVVHGKVDTEAEAGLAGAAQISSIPTLMVFKKGTLVFRESGALPAQALEQVLDAARAHEVTPSAE
- a CDS encoding DUF4231 domain-containing protein; amino-acid sequence: MRNGQLGDSGTEETIAVAQQAATARAPQSDPGPTPDLHELAEAHVLELRERYDWRAGWHRRFFRISGMLIIIGSASLPLFTTLDYANKEFVLSTLGVVIALLTGLQTFYRWDRSWATLRAAESSLTQLHWEWLLEQESATSLTGDAVEQQRRAATEALLAGVREVRARESEDYFAELRFPSARTR
- a CDS encoding ArsR/SmtB family transcription factor gives rise to the protein MHAFDVLGDPVRRRILELLAEGEQAAGEVSTVVQQEFGISQPGVSQHLRVLRENGFTRVRAVGARRLYSVDPEPLREVDGWLERYRRFWNQPLDALATELARGKRERRKQAADRIADDEPGAASGG